A genomic region of Micromonospora sp. NBC_01796 contains the following coding sequences:
- a CDS encoding DNA-directed RNA polymerase subunit beta': MLDVNFFDELRIGLATADDIRQWSHGEVKKPETINYRTLKPEKDGLFCEKIFGPQRDWECYCGKYKRVRFKGIICERCGVEVTRSKVRRERMGHIELAASVTHIWYFKGVPSRLGYLLDLAPKDLEKIIYFASYVITSVDAEARHRDLSTVENEILAEKRQAENSRDSEIEKRAAKLEADLADLEAEGAKADVRRKVKEGGEREMRQIRDRAQREIDRLDEVLDTFRKLDAKQLVTDELLYRELRDRFGEYFTGGMGAEAIKALVQNMDLDAEAENLREIIRSGKGQRKIRALKRLKVVAAFLNTRNSPLGMVLDCVPVIPPDLRPMVQLDGGRFATSDLNDLYRRVINRNNRLKRLIDLGAPEIIVNNEKRMLQEAVDALFDNGRRGRPVTGPGNRPLKSLSDMLKGKQGRFRQNLLGKRVDYSGRSVIVVGPQLKLHQCGLPKQMALELFKPFVMKRLVDLNHAQNIKSAKRMVERQRPVVWDVLEEVIGEHPVLLNRAPTLHRLGIQAFEPQLVEGKAIQIHPLVCTAFNADFDGDQMAVHVPLSAEAQAEARILMLSSNNILKPADGKPVTMPTQDMVIGLYYLTHLTPGEVGEGRAFSSDAEARMAFDNGELHLQTPIKIRLHGVIGVDNGAGAEKWTEPEGWVPGSALTVDTTLGRVLFNETLPQGYRFVNYEIRKGQLSAIVNDLAERFPKVALAATLDGLKEAGFHWATWSGVTIGMQDVIAPPRKPEILERYEKEADRIDKQYQRGLMTAEERRGELIEIWTKATNEVAKEMETALPQENPLWVMINSGARGNLLQLRQIAAIRGLVANPKGEIIPRPIKASYREGLSVLEYFISTHGARKGLADTALRTADSGYLTRRLVDVSQDVIIREEDCGTDRAIPMQVGEFLGDKLVVHTHAETGVHARTLADDIKGTDGTVVAERGMDLNSILVDKIVEAGVETVRVRSVLTCESKLGVCAACYGRSLPTGKSVDIGEAVGIIAAQSIGEPGTQLTMRTFHTGGVAGEDITQGLPRVQEIFEARVPKGKAPIADTPGRIRIEDGERSRKIIVVPDDGSEEIVYDKISKRVKLRAHDGDHVEVGQKLTEGTIDPHELLRILGPRAVQVHLTQEVQEVYRSQGVLIHDKHIEIIIRQMLKRVTVIDSGATEFLPGVLVDRALFESENRRLVSEGGEPAAGRPVLMGITKASLATDSWLSAASFQETTRVLTDAAINARSDSLIGLKENVIIGKLIPAGTGISKYRNVRVEPTEEAKAKVYSMTGYPETDYGFGPASGQAVPLDDFDFGSYR, from the coding sequence GTGCTCGACGTCAACTTCTTCGACGAGTTGCGCATTGGCCTGGCTACCGCGGACGACATCCGCCAGTGGTCGCACGGCGAGGTTAAGAAGCCCGAGACGATCAACTACCGCACCCTGAAGCCGGAAAAGGACGGGCTCTTCTGCGAGAAGATCTTCGGTCCGCAGCGGGACTGGGAGTGCTACTGCGGTAAGTACAAGCGGGTCCGGTTCAAGGGCATCATCTGTGAGCGCTGCGGCGTCGAGGTGACTCGCTCCAAGGTGCGTCGTGAGCGGATGGGCCACATCGAGCTGGCCGCTTCCGTCACCCACATCTGGTACTTCAAGGGCGTCCCGAGCCGGCTGGGCTACCTGCTCGACCTGGCTCCCAAGGACCTCGAGAAGATCATCTACTTCGCATCGTACGTGATCACGAGCGTCGACGCGGAAGCGCGTCACCGCGACCTGTCCACGGTCGAGAACGAGATCCTGGCCGAGAAGCGTCAGGCGGAGAACAGCCGCGACTCGGAGATCGAGAAGCGGGCCGCCAAGCTGGAGGCCGACCTGGCCGACCTCGAGGCCGAGGGTGCCAAGGCCGACGTGCGCCGCAAGGTCAAAGAGGGCGGCGAGCGCGAGATGCGCCAGATCCGCGACCGGGCGCAGCGCGAGATCGACCGGCTGGACGAGGTGCTCGACACCTTCCGCAAGCTGGACGCGAAGCAGCTGGTCACGGACGAGCTGCTCTACCGGGAGCTGCGGGACCGGTTCGGTGAGTACTTCACCGGCGGCATGGGTGCCGAGGCGATCAAGGCGCTGGTCCAGAACATGGACCTCGACGCCGAGGCGGAGAACCTCCGCGAGATCATCCGGTCCGGCAAGGGCCAGCGGAAGATCCGGGCGCTCAAGCGGCTGAAGGTGGTCGCGGCGTTCCTGAACACCCGCAACTCGCCGCTCGGCATGGTGCTCGACTGCGTCCCGGTCATCCCGCCGGACCTGCGCCCGATGGTGCAGCTCGACGGTGGCCGGTTCGCGACCTCGGACCTGAACGATCTCTACCGCCGGGTGATCAACCGGAACAACCGGCTCAAGCGCCTGATCGACCTGGGCGCGCCGGAGATCATCGTGAACAACGAGAAGCGGATGCTGCAGGAGGCCGTCGACGCGCTGTTCGACAACGGCCGCCGCGGCCGGCCGGTCACCGGTCCGGGTAACCGCCCGCTGAAGTCGCTCTCCGACATGCTCAAGGGCAAGCAGGGTCGGTTCCGTCAGAACCTGCTCGGCAAGCGCGTCGACTACTCCGGCCGTTCGGTCATCGTGGTCGGCCCGCAGCTCAAGCTGCACCAGTGCGGTCTGCCCAAGCAGATGGCGCTGGAGCTGTTCAAGCCGTTCGTGATGAAGCGGCTGGTCGACCTCAACCACGCGCAGAACATCAAGTCCGCGAAGCGGATGGTCGAGCGGCAGCGGCCGGTCGTCTGGGATGTGCTGGAAGAGGTCATCGGCGAGCACCCGGTGCTGCTCAACCGGGCGCCGACCCTGCACCGTCTCGGCATCCAGGCCTTCGAGCCCCAGTTGGTCGAGGGCAAGGCGATCCAGATCCACCCGCTCGTCTGCACCGCGTTCAACGCGGACTTCGACGGTGACCAGATGGCGGTGCACGTACCGCTGTCGGCCGAGGCCCAGGCTGAGGCGCGGATCCTGATGCTGTCGTCGAACAACATCCTCAAGCCGGCCGACGGCAAGCCGGTGACCATGCCCACCCAGGACATGGTGATCGGGCTGTACTACCTGACTCACCTCACCCCCGGTGAGGTCGGCGAGGGTCGTGCGTTCAGCTCGGACGCCGAGGCTCGGATGGCCTTCGACAACGGTGAGCTGCACCTCCAGACCCCGATCAAGATCCGTCTGCACGGCGTGATCGGTGTCGACAACGGTGCCGGCGCGGAGAAGTGGACCGAGCCCGAGGGCTGGGTTCCGGGTTCGGCGCTGACCGTCGACACCACGCTGGGTCGGGTGCTGTTCAACGAGACCCTGCCGCAGGGCTACCGCTTCGTGAACTACGAGATCCGCAAGGGTCAGCTCTCCGCGATCGTCAACGATCTCGCCGAGCGGTTCCCGAAGGTGGCGCTGGCCGCGACCCTCGACGGGCTCAAGGAGGCCGGTTTCCACTGGGCCACCTGGTCCGGCGTGACGATCGGTATGCAGGACGTCATCGCGCCTCCGCGCAAGCCGGAGATCCTGGAGCGGTACGAGAAGGAAGCCGACCGGATCGACAAGCAGTACCAGCGGGGTCTGATGACCGCCGAGGAACGTCGCGGCGAGCTCATCGAGATCTGGACCAAGGCGACCAACGAGGTTGCCAAGGAGATGGAGACCGCGCTACCGCAGGAGAACCCGCTCTGGGTCATGATCAACTCGGGTGCCCGCGGTAACCTGCTCCAGCTCCGCCAGATCGCCGCGATCCGTGGCCTGGTGGCCAACCCCAAGGGTGAGATCATCCCGCGGCCGATCAAGGCCAGCTACCGGGAGGGTCTGTCCGTACTGGAGTACTTCATCTCCACGCACGGTGCCCGTAAGGGTCTGGCCGACACCGCGCTGCGTACCGCCGACTCGGGTTACCTGACCCGTCGTCTGGTGGACGTCTCGCAGGACGTGATCATCCGCGAGGAGGACTGCGGTACGGACCGTGCCATCCCCATGCAGGTCGGCGAGTTCCTCGGCGACAAGCTGGTGGTGCACACGCACGCCGAGACCGGTGTGCACGCCCGTACCCTGGCCGACGACATCAAGGGCACCGACGGCACCGTGGTCGCCGAGCGGGGGATGGACCTCAACTCCATCCTGGTGGACAAGATCGTCGAGGCTGGTGTCGAGACGGTCCGGGTGCGCTCCGTGCTCACCTGCGAGTCCAAGCTCGGGGTCTGCGCGGCCTGCTACGGCCGTTCGCTGCCGACCGGCAAGTCGGTCGACATCGGCGAGGCGGTCGGCATCATCGCGGCCCAGTCGATCGGTGAGCCGGGTACCCAGCTGACGATGCGTACCTTCCACACCGGTGGTGTCGCGGGTGAGGACATCACCCAGGGTCTGCCGCGTGTGCAGGAGATCTTCGAGGCCCGGGTGCCGAAGGGTAAGGCGCCCATCGCCGACACCCCCGGCCGGATCCGGATCGAGGACGGCGAGCGCTCTCGGAAGATCATCGTGGTGCCGGACGACGGCAGCGAGGAGATCGTGTACGACAAGATCTCCAAGCGGGTCAAGCTCCGGGCCCACGACGGCGACCACGTCGAGGTCGGGCAGAAGCTCACCGAGGGCACCATCGACCCGCACGAGCTGCTGCGGATCCTCGGCCCGCGTGCGGTCCAGGTCCACCTGACCCAGGAGGTCCAGGAGGTCTACCGCTCGCAGGGTGTGCTGATCCACGACAAGCACATCGAGATCATCATCCGCCAGATGCTCAAGCGGGTCACGGTGATCGACTCCGGTGCCACCGAGTTCCTGCCGGGCGTGCTGGTCGACCGCGCGCTGTTCGAGTCGGAGAACCGCCGGCTCGTCTCCGAGGGCGGCGAGCCCGCGGCCGGTCGGCCGGTGCTGATGGGTATCACCAAGGCGTCGCTGGCGACCGACTCGTGGCTGTCGGCGGCCTCCTTCCAGGAGACCACCCGGGTGCTCACCGACGCGGCGATCAACGCCCGTAGTGACTCGCTCATCGGTCTCAAGGAGAACGTCATCATCGGAAAGCTCATCCCGGCGGGTACCGGCATCAGCAAGTACCGCAACGTCCGGGTGGAGCCGACCGAGGAGGCGAAGGCCAAGGTCTACTCGATGACCGGGTACCCCGAGACCGACTACGGTTTCGGGCCGGCCAGCGGGCAGGCGGTTCCGCTGGACGACTTCGACTTCGGGTCGTACCGGTAA